In Haliotis asinina isolate JCU_RB_2024 chromosome 16, JCU_Hal_asi_v2, whole genome shotgun sequence, the following are encoded in one genomic region:
- the LOC137268735 gene encoding ATP-dependent RNA helicase glh-2-like translates to MSYVPTGNSSGSYVPTGNSSGSYVPTGNSSGSYVPTGNSSGSYVPTGNSSGSYVPTGNSSGSYVPTGNSSGSYVPTGNSSGSYVPTGNSSGSYVPTGNTSGSYVPTGNSSGSYVPTGNSSGSYVPTGNSSGCLFR, encoded by the coding sequence ATGTCGTATGTGCCTACAGGTAACTCCAGTGGGTCGTACGTGCCTACAGGTAACTCCAGTGGGTCGTACGTGCCTACAGGTAACTCCAGTGGGTCGTACGTGCCTACAGGTAACTCCAGTGGGTCGTACGTGCCTACAGGTAACTCCAGTGGGTCGTACGTGCCTACAGGTAACTCCAGTGGGTCGTACGTGCCTACAGGTAACTCCAGTGGGTCGTACGTGCCTACAGGTAACTCCAGTGGGTCGTACGTGCCTACAGGTAACTCCAGTGGGTCGTACGTGCCTACAGGTAACACCAGTGGGTCGTACGTGCCTACAGGTAACTCCAGTGGGTCGTACGTGCCTACAGGTAACTCCAGTGGGTCGTACGTGCCTACAGGTAACTCCAGTGGGTGCCTATTTAGATGA